A genomic segment from Amycolatopsis camponoti encodes:
- a CDS encoding serine/threonine-protein kinase, translating into MPADTQKLKSIALTLYPDAEVTHLGTGGFASTFKVQRGSDVFAVKILDPERTDVVRTEREFAALRRVSHKNVVAYRAIDAITIDDTSFQYVEMDYIDGAPLSKSLKFNDEFDLKTAASIMMQVVEGAAALWREQTAHRDLSPSNVMLTESGQVVIVDLGMARHVDDETHTLLPTPGTPGWMSPEQVSKSPQRGDWRSDQFVIGLLAWRLVTNSKPFGKVTGVELWSAPGVIAIPKAKDVNARVPAKLSNVLEKMTQQQPFKRYLDPEKLLEDVGNAVAALEGDGSDDNSNSLCFYLAVGQIKNVATSEFVTELGTDGLILDAAGCSARIDVMTQVAASSKVNLAIDPVSYLDRSPIEARSSSYKKLPYGQRARILEVPKSESARADYCRSIVEHQIDNKTDIVISPYFLADSGELEWIDESLSCAETCRDILQQAGHKNEVWSAVAVGSGVLSGGAGLEHLLNALTATRLPAVYLLVHTAQVPFAPLADEGTLRGIRDVIAVCREIESPIIIGRRDVSGLLALGLGASGWSTGVSANLENLPRHLEEVEDTRGGQAADRYYVPDLLNSLKIETHARLRRAGLLTRTYTKYDRDLFSSGRPIAQISTTEQRITLRQHNMQAKSDQVAELSSLEPSKRREWMKTKIQEAQGLYSKLRGIVDPAELGTFLEVWKKII; encoded by the coding sequence ATGCCGGCTGATACGCAGAAACTTAAGTCCATCGCCCTAACTCTGTATCCAGACGCAGAGGTGACACACCTGGGGACTGGTGGCTTTGCCAGCACGTTCAAAGTACAGCGCGGGAGCGACGTCTTCGCAGTCAAGATTCTTGACCCAGAACGGACCGATGTCGTCAGAACCGAGCGAGAGTTCGCGGCCCTGCGACGCGTCAGCCACAAAAACGTGGTCGCATACCGAGCGATCGATGCGATCACAATCGACGACACCTCATTTCAATATGTTGAAATGGACTACATCGACGGTGCACCACTGAGCAAGTCGTTGAAGTTCAACGACGAATTCGACCTTAAGACTGCCGCATCTATTATGATGCAGGTTGTTGAAGGCGCGGCGGCATTGTGGCGCGAACAGACAGCACACCGCGATCTCTCTCCGAGCAATGTGATGCTTACAGAGTCGGGGCAGGTTGTAATCGTTGATCTCGGAATGGCCCGTCACGTAGATGACGAGACACACACGCTGCTACCCACCCCAGGGACGCCTGGATGGATGAGTCCGGAGCAGGTTAGCAAGTCACCGCAGCGTGGAGATTGGCGATCTGATCAGTTTGTCATTGGTCTTCTAGCATGGAGGCTAGTCACAAATTCCAAGCCCTTTGGGAAGGTCACAGGCGTCGAACTTTGGTCAGCCCCAGGTGTAATCGCTATCCCTAAAGCGAAGGATGTGAACGCGCGCGTTCCAGCCAAGCTCTCGAATGTTCTCGAGAAAATGACCCAGCAACAGCCATTCAAGCGATACCTCGATCCCGAGAAGCTGCTTGAAGACGTTGGGAACGCGGTCGCCGCCCTGGAGGGAGACGGCTCAGACGACAACTCCAACTCCTTATGCTTCTACCTAGCGGTTGGCCAAATAAAAAATGTCGCCACTTCGGAATTCGTCACCGAACTCGGAACAGACGGCTTAATTCTCGACGCCGCCGGCTGCAGCGCACGGATAGACGTAATGACCCAGGTAGCAGCCAGCAGTAAAGTCAACCTCGCGATCGATCCCGTTTCATATTTGGATCGATCGCCGATCGAAGCTCGATCCTCATCCTACAAAAAGCTGCCATATGGCCAACGAGCGAGAATATTAGAAGTTCCAAAATCGGAATCCGCCCGCGCCGACTACTGCCGCAGCATAGTCGAGCACCAGATCGACAATAAAACCGACATCGTGATCTCACCCTACTTTCTCGCAGATTCCGGGGAGCTGGAATGGATCGACGAAAGCCTCTCTTGCGCAGAGACCTGCCGCGACATCCTTCAGCAGGCAGGACACAAGAACGAGGTCTGGTCAGCGGTCGCTGTCGGCTCGGGCGTACTCAGCGGCGGCGCAGGACTTGAGCACCTACTGAATGCACTCACGGCAACACGATTGCCGGCAGTCTACCTGCTGGTGCATACGGCACAGGTACCATTTGCCCCTCTTGCCGACGAGGGAACCCTTAGGGGAATTCGTGACGTGATCGCCGTCTGCCGAGAGATCGAATCCCCCATAATAATTGGACGGCGGGACGTTTCTGGCTTGCTAGCCCTGGGCCTGGGCGCATCGGGATGGTCAACTGGCGTATCCGCGAACCTTGAGAATCTTCCGCGCCACTTGGAAGAGGTAGAAGATACGCGCGGTGGTCAAGCCGCCGATCGTTACTACGTGCCCGATCTTCTGAACTCCCTTAAGATCGAAACGCATGCTCGCTTGCGACGTGCCGGACTTCTAACAAGAACTTACACAAAGTACGATCGCGATCTATTTTCTTCAGGCAGGCCCATCGCGCAGATCTCAACGACCGAACAGCGGATCACTCTGCGCCAACACAATATGCAAGCAAAGAGCGATCAAGTAGCTGAGTTGTCGAGCCTCGAACCTAGCAAGCGTCGCGAATGGATGAAAACCAAGATTCAAGAGGCTCAGGGTCTTTACTCAAAGCTGCGCGGGATTGTCGACCCAGCTGAACTCGGAACATTCCTGGAGGTTTGGAAAAAGATCATCTAA
- a CDS encoding NUDIX hydrolase, whose protein sequence is MTRVDYYNDPNAPKANSIAVAVSAFIQDDEGRILMIRRTDNDLYSIPGGQLELGETLAEAAVREVREETGIECEVTGVIGLYSDPKHVIAYDDGEVRQEFSICFRATPRGGTLQTSEESKVVDWVMPSSLESMSIHSSIEMRIRHALTRNRDPFFT, encoded by the coding sequence ATGACCCGAGTCGACTACTACAACGACCCGAACGCACCCAAGGCAAACAGCATCGCCGTAGCGGTCTCGGCGTTCATCCAGGACGACGAAGGCCGAATTTTGATGATCAGGCGCACGGACAACGACCTGTACTCGATACCAGGTGGCCAGCTTGAACTCGGCGAGACGTTGGCCGAGGCGGCGGTTCGGGAGGTCCGCGAGGAGACCGGCATCGAATGCGAGGTCACGGGAGTGATCGGCCTGTACTCGGACCCTAAGCACGTGATCGCCTACGACGATGGCGAGGTCAGGCAAGAGTTCTCAATCTGCTTTCGAGCGACTCCTAGAGGCGGAACACTGCAGACCAGCGAAGAGAGCAAAGTTGTCGATTGGGTAATGCCATCCTCGCTCGAATCAATGAGCATTCATTCCTCGATCGAGATGCGAATTAGGCACGCGCTCACCCGTAATCGAGATCCTTTTTTCACCTAG
- a CDS encoding DUF5919 domain-containing protein → MPNERLRDALLRNGLALEQVAKAVGVDQKTVERWITKNRTPYPKHRHKIAAMARESETYLWPDSVAPERKAETAAAELVQVFPHRNAVPVELWDRLIKDASETVEILVHAALFLVERPRFIKDLTAKAAAGARIRLVFGDPEGDSVALRGEEEQLGDGTLAARIRNALASYRPLVGVDGVEMRFHNTTLYNSIFRFDDEMIINTHVYGFQGAHAPSLHLRRLSAGDLFETYSESFESVWNLAKPATF, encoded by the coding sequence ATGCCGAATGAACGCCTGCGTGACGCGCTGCTGCGCAATGGCCTGGCGTTGGAGCAGGTCGCGAAGGCGGTCGGCGTCGATCAGAAGACCGTCGAGCGCTGGATCACCAAGAACCGGACGCCCTACCCCAAGCACCGGCACAAGATCGCCGCCATGGCGCGCGAGTCAGAGACCTACTTGTGGCCGGACTCCGTGGCCCCGGAACGCAAGGCCGAGACGGCTGCCGCCGAGCTGGTGCAGGTCTTCCCGCACCGCAACGCCGTCCCCGTCGAACTGTGGGACCGGTTGATCAAGGATGCATCGGAGACCGTCGAGATCCTGGTACACGCGGCGTTGTTCCTGGTCGAACGCCCGCGGTTCATCAAGGACCTGACTGCCAAGGCAGCGGCCGGCGCTCGAATCCGGCTCGTGTTCGGAGACCCCGAGGGTGACAGCGTCGCCCTGCGTGGCGAGGAAGAGCAGCTCGGCGACGGGACGCTTGCGGCACGCATCCGCAACGCGCTGGCGTCCTACCGGCCGCTGGTCGGCGTCGACGGGGTGGAGATGCGGTTCCACAACACGACGCTCTACAACTCGATCTTCCGTTTCGACGATGAGATGATCATCAACACGCACGTGTACGGATTCCAGGGAGCCCACGCCCCGTCCCTCCACCTGCGAAGACTGTCCGCCGGGGACCTTTTCGAGACGTACTCGGAGAGCTTCGAGTCAGTCTGGAACCTCGCCAAGCCAGCCACCTTCTAG
- a CDS encoding AMED_5909 family protein, which produces MRKAEPKTLREAHEVVMDRRPPNNANPSVWLAFRLGNARLYKAIADVDRGHHHEALYWAGYEERQAGEISAELQAEGKSAD; this is translated from the coding sequence GTGCGGAAGGCTGAGCCGAAGACACTGCGGGAGGCGCACGAGGTTGTGATGGACCGCCGGCCGCCGAACAACGCGAACCCGTCGGTCTGGCTGGCGTTCCGGCTCGGCAACGCACGGTTGTACAAGGCAATTGCGGACGTCGACCGGGGTCATCACCACGAGGCGCTGTACTGGGCCGGGTACGAGGAGCGGCAGGCAGGTGAGATCTCGGCCGAACTTCAGGCGGAAGGGAAGTCCGCTGATTAG
- a CDS encoding FtsK/SpoIIIE domain-containing protein codes for MSPGFAVVALAGLGLGVWVLHKVGRALASILEALAAAAVVFVALWWLCKAVVWMIAQVVTRWRTSLAVIAVVVWCELFGWLSLVLVAASIAVVLVTWWAIDAVSFDQWCWRFLRSWWARWAIYGRKLPEWLHACGLSVRDEALPVVVNVNLVGRRRALSRSTSNRANARLPKVLGVRSGASWDEVRVELVAGQKPEDFDDAARALAVARKVARCQVRELAPNVVSIDFQRRDLLGGGVAGPQVPEGIDSSGVDLRNVWAGRTEYGRDWRVPLLGSGAHCLTAGASGAGKNSVMWCPLVAAASAIRAGVVRMSGIDPKGMELAYGRGIFSRYAVGGKDAVEVLDGLVEEMESRKRAFAGRLRTIPVSTEYPLELLEFDEIGALTKYTDRKTREAIVERVALLTTQGRALGISVRGYVQEPTKDTVPVRELFTRRVCLRVTSKTHVGMVLGDGAYERGAWANRIGDSEAGVGYVWGEGIREPLRIRAGWVSDGTVKALEEYVTNGGVADLRHGGEGVAA; via the coding sequence ATGTCTCCCGGCTTCGCGGTAGTGGCCCTGGCTGGCCTGGGGCTTGGTGTGTGGGTGCTGCACAAGGTCGGCCGTGCCCTGGCCTCGATTCTGGAAGCTCTGGCTGCGGCGGCTGTGGTGTTCGTGGCCCTGTGGTGGCTGTGCAAAGCCGTGGTGTGGATGATCGCGCAGGTCGTGACCCGGTGGCGGACCAGTCTCGCCGTGATCGCAGTGGTCGTGTGGTGTGAGCTGTTCGGCTGGCTCTCCCTGGTGCTCGTCGCGGCCAGTATCGCGGTGGTCCTGGTGACATGGTGGGCGATCGACGCTGTCTCGTTCGATCAGTGGTGCTGGAGGTTCCTACGCTCCTGGTGGGCTCGGTGGGCGATCTATGGGCGGAAGCTGCCGGAGTGGCTGCACGCCTGCGGCCTGTCGGTGCGGGACGAGGCGCTGCCGGTGGTGGTGAACGTGAACCTCGTCGGCCGTCGACGCGCGCTGTCCCGATCGACGTCGAACCGGGCGAACGCGCGGCTGCCCAAGGTTCTCGGCGTCCGTTCCGGTGCCTCGTGGGATGAGGTGCGGGTGGAGCTGGTGGCCGGGCAGAAGCCGGAGGACTTCGACGACGCCGCTCGTGCCTTGGCCGTCGCGCGGAAGGTCGCCCGGTGTCAGGTCCGTGAGCTGGCCCCGAACGTCGTGTCGATCGACTTCCAGCGTCGTGACCTGCTCGGCGGAGGTGTGGCCGGCCCGCAGGTCCCGGAAGGCATCGACTCGTCCGGTGTGGACTTGCGCAACGTCTGGGCGGGCCGGACCGAGTACGGGCGTGACTGGCGTGTTCCGCTGCTGGGCTCGGGTGCACATTGCTTGACCGCTGGTGCCTCGGGCGCGGGCAAGAACTCGGTGATGTGGTGCCCGCTGGTCGCGGCGGCCTCGGCGATTCGGGCTGGGGTGGTGCGCATGTCCGGCATCGATCCAAAGGGCATGGAACTGGCGTACGGACGTGGGATCTTCTCCCGCTACGCGGTCGGCGGCAAGGACGCCGTTGAAGTCCTCGACGGCCTGGTCGAGGAGATGGAATCCCGCAAGCGCGCGTTCGCCGGTCGGCTGCGGACCATTCCGGTGTCGACGGAGTATCCGTTGGAGCTGCTGGAGTTCGACGAGATCGGCGCGCTGACGAAGTACACCGACCGCAAGACCCGTGAGGCCATTGTGGAACGGGTCGCGCTGCTGACGACGCAAGGCCGGGCGTTGGGGATCTCGGTCCGTGGCTATGTCCAGGAGCCCACCAAGGACACCGTGCCGGTCCGGGAGCTGTTCACCCGGAGGGTGTGTCTGCGGGTCACGTCGAAGACGCACGTCGGGATGGTGCTCGGTGATGGGGCGTACGAGCGCGGTGCGTGGGCGAACCGGATTGGTGACTCGGAGGCCGGTGTGGGCTACGTGTGGGGCGAAGGCATCCGCGAGCCGCTGCGCATCCGGGCCGGGTGGGTGTCCGACGGCACCGTGAAGGCGCTGGAGGAGTACGTGACCAACGGGGGTGTCGCGGATCTGCGGCACGGCGGTGAGGGGGTGGCCGCGTGA
- a CDS encoding replication initiator: MSETRAERMRTPLAADVIRATAEKHGVCVRPFTMEVGDTQTGELRYVPVPCGSTVESVCLPCARKAKVLRQAQCREGWHMTEEPVLAAEPPSEDHKELLTYRADLIAAYRDVVEHDQAEAEELREEIAGVDAELRQLGMRGRLPALDVPTKRAVKRSTRRRQDAPNLPRQKVAKTTVGREYAGKFRPSMFVTLTCDTYGPVRDGAPVDPARYDYRRAARDAVHFSALVDRWWQNLRRVVGWDAQYFATVEPQKRTAPHLHAAIRGAIPHDVIRQVTEATYHQVWWPCHDQLVYTERLPVWDPDTRAFLDPDTREPLTAWDDAVDQVEDPAHVVTFGRQVHSKGILGGTEEAGRHIGYLTKYLTKSTGEVVEADTARLRDHHDRLHAELSVTPCSPRCAVWLLYGVQPKGAGSKTTPGHCKGRAHRRTTLGLPGRRVLVSRKWSGKTLDDHKADRKAFVRQALAAIGIEKPQPDPARLVWRKVEPGDPQVPPRSHLVMRAIAERITWRAEYDRALLAAAGPPGSDPETSATQLAA, from the coding sequence ATGAGCGAGACACGCGCCGAGCGGATGCGGACACCGCTGGCAGCCGACGTGATCCGGGCGACGGCGGAGAAGCACGGCGTCTGCGTCCGCCCGTTCACGATGGAAGTCGGCGACACCCAGACCGGCGAACTCCGGTATGTCCCCGTGCCCTGCGGCTCCACCGTGGAATCGGTATGCCTGCCCTGCGCCCGGAAGGCAAAGGTACTTCGGCAAGCCCAGTGCCGCGAGGGCTGGCATATGACCGAAGAGCCCGTCCTCGCCGCCGAACCGCCCTCGGAGGATCACAAAGAGCTGCTGACCTACCGCGCGGACCTGATCGCGGCCTATCGGGACGTCGTCGAGCACGACCAGGCCGAGGCCGAGGAGCTGCGGGAGGAGATCGCCGGGGTCGACGCGGAACTTCGGCAACTCGGGATGCGGGGCCGGCTGCCCGCCCTCGACGTGCCAACCAAGCGAGCCGTGAAGCGCTCGACCCGGCGTCGGCAGGACGCGCCGAACCTGCCCCGGCAGAAGGTCGCGAAGACCACGGTTGGTCGGGAGTACGCGGGGAAGTTCCGGCCGTCGATGTTCGTCACGCTGACCTGCGACACCTACGGCCCCGTCCGTGATGGGGCTCCGGTCGACCCGGCCCGGTACGACTACCGGCGGGCCGCTCGGGACGCGGTGCACTTCTCTGCGCTGGTGGACCGGTGGTGGCAGAACCTGCGCCGGGTCGTGGGCTGGGACGCGCAGTACTTCGCCACCGTCGAGCCGCAGAAGCGCACGGCTCCGCACCTGCACGCGGCGATCCGCGGTGCGATCCCGCACGATGTGATCCGGCAGGTCACGGAGGCTACGTATCACCAGGTCTGGTGGCCCTGCCACGACCAGCTCGTCTACACCGAGCGGCTGCCGGTCTGGGACCCGGACACCCGGGCGTTCCTCGACCCGGACACCCGGGAACCGCTAACCGCCTGGGATGACGCCGTGGACCAGGTCGAGGATCCGGCGCATGTCGTCACGTTCGGGCGGCAGGTGCACTCGAAGGGCATCCTCGGCGGAACCGAGGAGGCCGGCCGCCACATCGGCTACCTGACCAAGTACCTCACCAAGTCCACCGGCGAGGTCGTCGAAGCGGACACCGCGCGGCTGCGGGATCACCACGACCGGCTGCACGCCGAACTGTCGGTCACGCCGTGCTCGCCGCGCTGCGCGGTCTGGCTGTTGTACGGGGTCCAGCCCAAGGGAGCAGGCAGCAAGACCACCCCGGGGCACTGCAAGGGACGGGCGCATCGGCGGACCACGCTCGGGCTGCCGGGACGTCGGGTGCTGGTGTCGCGAAAGTGGTCGGGCAAGACCCTCGACGACCACAAAGCCGACCGGAAAGCCTTCGTCCGGCAGGCGTTGGCGGCGATCGGGATCGAGAAGCCACAACCGGACCCGGCCCGGCTGGTCTGGCGGAAGGTCGAACCAGGAGATCCGCAGGTCCCGCCCCGGTCGCACCTGGTCATGCGGGCGATCGCGGAGCGGATCACGTGGAGGGCCGAGTACGACCGGGCGCTACTCGCGGCCGCTGGGCCACCGGGGAGTGATCCAGAAACTTCGGCAACTCAGCTCGCAGCGTGA
- a CDS encoding helix-turn-helix domain-containing protein — MNNVHSIERLWSVEDVSDYLGVPVKTLYQWKWRGEGPPVKKIGRHLRYNPASVRAWATEAA, encoded by the coding sequence ATGAACAACGTCCACAGCATCGAACGCCTCTGGTCCGTCGAAGACGTCTCGGACTACCTCGGCGTCCCGGTGAAAACGCTCTACCAGTGGAAATGGCGTGGCGAGGGTCCGCCGGTGAAGAAGATCGGCCGGCACCTGCGCTATAACCCGGCCTCCGTGCGGGCCTGGGCCACCGAAGCCGCGTAA
- a CDS encoding tyrosine-type recombinase/integrase, with protein MGHIQDRWYRQARHPETGRLLFNDKDKPVMERSELYGIGLRYKVRYLDPDNNERSKSFADKQKKRAEDFLIEVESDKREGKYVDPQAGRVLFSVVADRWVAAQTFDHTTRERVISRLANHLKPFFKAKTVGAIKPSDVQAWLRWLQDRRVSTRSRVLYFTHLVSILSFAKEDKLIVSNPAQASSVTRPRAGLRQVQPWRPERAQAVLNALPIRFKPVVRVPAGIGLRQGEVFGFSLDDVDRDRNVAQVERQVRIVDNVLCFAPPKRGKTREVPIGGELLSALDEYAEQFPATEITLPWVHPEGKPVAVKLLMVDYDGLPFRRGGFRLSVWLPALKKAGIEKPTRADGMHALRHLYASVLLDAGESIKALSSYLGHSDPGFTLRVYTHLLPTSHERTRNAVDALFRDGLAAA; from the coding sequence ATGGGACACATTCAGGACCGGTGGTACCGCCAGGCGCGGCACCCGGAAACCGGACGGCTGCTCTTCAACGACAAGGACAAGCCGGTCATGGAGCGGTCCGAGCTGTACGGCATCGGGCTGCGGTACAAGGTGCGGTACCTCGATCCGGACAACAACGAACGTTCGAAGTCGTTCGCGGACAAGCAGAAGAAGCGCGCCGAAGACTTCCTCATCGAGGTCGAGTCGGACAAGCGGGAGGGCAAGTACGTCGACCCGCAGGCCGGCCGCGTGCTGTTCTCCGTCGTCGCGGATCGGTGGGTTGCTGCGCAGACCTTCGACCACACGACCCGGGAGCGGGTGATCAGCCGTCTCGCCAATCACCTCAAGCCGTTCTTCAAGGCGAAGACCGTCGGGGCGATCAAGCCCAGCGACGTCCAAGCGTGGCTCCGCTGGCTCCAGGATCGCAGGGTGAGCACGCGCTCGCGAGTCCTGTACTTCACCCACCTCGTGTCCATCCTCAGCTTCGCGAAGGAGGACAAACTCATCGTGAGCAACCCGGCCCAGGCGTCGAGCGTGACTCGGCCCCGGGCGGGTCTGCGGCAGGTACAACCCTGGCGGCCGGAGCGGGCGCAAGCCGTCTTGAACGCGCTGCCGATCCGGTTCAAGCCGGTCGTCCGGGTTCCTGCCGGGATCGGGCTGCGGCAGGGTGAGGTGTTCGGGTTCTCCCTGGACGACGTCGACCGGGACCGGAACGTCGCCCAGGTCGAGCGGCAGGTCCGGATCGTCGACAACGTCCTGTGCTTCGCGCCGCCGAAGCGGGGCAAGACGCGAGAGGTGCCGATCGGTGGTGAGCTGTTGTCCGCCCTGGACGAGTACGCCGAGCAGTTTCCGGCGACCGAGATCACGCTTCCGTGGGTCCACCCCGAGGGCAAGCCGGTCGCCGTGAAGCTGCTCATGGTCGACTACGACGGGTTGCCGTTCCGGCGCGGCGGCTTTCGGTTGAGCGTTTGGCTACCTGCGCTCAAGAAGGCTGGCATCGAGAAGCCGACCCGAGCGGACGGGATGCACGCGCTCCGGCACCTCTACGCCTCGGTGCTGCTCGACGCCGGCGAATCCATCAAGGCGCTGTCCAGCTACCTCGGTCACTCGGACCCGGGCTTCACGCTGCGCGTCTACACGCACCTGCTGCCGACCAGTCACGAGCGGACCCGCAACGCCGTCGACGCCCTGTTCAGGGACGGCCTGGCGGCGGCCTGA
- the trhA gene encoding PAQR family membrane homeostasis protein TrhA yields MSVTTEPPEPVADLRPRLRGHIHFWTFFGALAAAAALISLAASTVSSTAALATSVYGLTVLGLFGVSALYHRRFWSPRAYKWMKRADHSMIFLFIAGTYTPFTLLAMSKPTGYVILAIVWGGAVAGVALKMLWPHAPRWLGVPIYIALGWVAVFVFPELLSHAGVAALVLLCVGGLFYTLGAAFYGFKWPNHWPDTFGYHEFFHACTVLAAVSHYIAIWLAMYA; encoded by the coding sequence GTGAGCGTGACGACGGAACCACCCGAGCCCGTAGCGGACCTCCGCCCCCGACTGCGCGGGCACATTCACTTTTGGACGTTCTTCGGTGCCCTCGCCGCAGCGGCGGCACTGATCAGCCTGGCCGCGTCCACGGTGTCCTCGACCGCGGCACTGGCGACGTCGGTGTACGGACTGACGGTCCTGGGACTGTTCGGCGTGAGTGCGCTGTACCACCGCCGCTTCTGGAGCCCCCGCGCGTACAAGTGGATGAAGCGCGCGGACCACTCGATGATCTTCTTGTTCATCGCGGGGACGTATACGCCGTTCACGCTGCTGGCGATGTCCAAGCCGACCGGGTACGTGATTCTGGCGATCGTCTGGGGTGGGGCTGTCGCCGGTGTGGCCCTCAAGATGCTGTGGCCGCATGCTCCGCGGTGGCTCGGGGTGCCGATCTACATCGCGCTGGGCTGGGTTGCGGTGTTCGTGTTCCCGGAGTTGCTGTCGCATGCCGGAGTCGCGGCTTTGGTCCTGCTTTGCGTGGGTGGGTTGTTCTACACGCTCGGGGCGGCTTTTTACGGGTTCAAGTGGCCCAACCACTGGCCGGATACCTTTGGGTACCACGAGTTCTTCCACGCCTGCACTGTGCTTGCCGCCGTTTCGCACTACATCGCGATCTGGCTGGCCATGTACGCCTAG
- a CDS encoding isoprenyl transferase yields the protein MSVRSFLSDVVYSAYGRRLIQQAAGRHPRHIAIMLDGNRRWAREAGFSDVADGHRAGAKKIADFLSWCQEADVEVVTMWLLSTDNLNRDPDELTPLLKIITDVTDELAAPGKSWQLRIVGALDLLPAEVAKRLSEAAARTEGRTGMEVNVAVGYGGRQEIADAVRKLLLQHADEGRTIHELAKILDVDHISEHLYTSGQPDPDLIIRTSGEQRLSGFLLWQSAHSEFWFTEAYWPAFRRVDFLRAIRDYAWRHRRFGS from the coding sequence GTGAGTGTGCGCTCCTTCTTGTCCGACGTCGTGTACAGCGCCTACGGCCGGCGCCTCATCCAGCAGGCCGCCGGCCGGCATCCCCGGCACATCGCCATCATGCTCGACGGCAACCGCCGCTGGGCCCGTGAAGCGGGCTTCTCGGACGTGGCGGACGGCCACCGCGCCGGGGCGAAGAAGATCGCGGACTTCCTGAGCTGGTGCCAGGAGGCCGACGTCGAGGTCGTCACCATGTGGCTGCTCTCGACCGACAACCTCAACCGCGACCCGGACGAGCTCACGCCGCTGCTGAAGATCATCACCGACGTCACCGACGAGCTCGCCGCGCCCGGCAAGAGCTGGCAGCTGCGGATCGTCGGCGCCCTCGACCTGCTACCCGCCGAAGTCGCGAAGCGACTCAGCGAAGCCGCCGCGCGCACCGAGGGCCGCACCGGCATGGAGGTCAACGTCGCGGTCGGTTACGGCGGGCGGCAGGAGATCGCCGATGCAGTCCGCAAGTTGCTGCTCCAGCACGCCGACGAAGGCCGGACGATTCACGAGCTGGCGAAGATCCTCGACGTCGACCACATCTCCGAGCACCTCTACACCTCGGGACAGCCGGATCCGGACCTCATCATCCGAACTTCCGGTGAACAACGGCTTTCCGGATTTCTGCTCTGGCAGTCCGCGCATTCGGAATTCTGGTTCACCGAAGCGTATTGGCCGGCATTTCGTCGCGTCGACTTCCTGCGCGCCATCCGTGACTACGCCTGGCGCCACCGCCGGTTCGGTTCCTGA